The Microcoleus sp. FACHB-831 DNA window CTCTACGAGAATACGCCTGCCGAACAGTTGAAAACACTCGGAGGGATTGAGCAAGTGGTGCGTGAACAGATGCAAAAACACGTCATGCCAGAAGTGGGAGTTTTTTTATCACAACGGCAACAGGAACAACAACAGGACGCAGGCGCACGGTTAAAAGTATCCTCGGAGAACTGAGTCTAACTCGTGGGCAAACTCAGCAGTTGGGGGTTGCATCCCACACACGCTTGAGTCCGTATCTAGAAATGTGCTGTTTGCGTGTGAGTGCAAATGTTTCTTACGAACATACCGAGAAAGATGTAGAACTGTTCACTGGGATGCGGGTGCCTGCCAAGACGCAGCAACGCTTGGTGCATCGTCAGACCTTTGGGTTGCCGTCAAGTGAGCAACCCATTCAGGAGGTGAGTGCGGATGGCGGTAAGATTCGCATCAGAACCTCGCTTGGACAGGAGTGTCGCTGGTTGGACTATAAAAGCGTGCGATTGCATGAGTTTGCTACGGGTGCTTGTTTTCAGGACAATCAGCAGTTAATTGATTGGGTGCGCCAACAACCCTTGACTTCTCCCCTAACCTGTTTAGGGGATGGGCATGATGGGATCTGGAATTTGATCAAGCCGATGGCTCCTGACACTCAACGACGAGAGATGCTCGATTGGTATCACCTGATGGAGAATCTTGAGAAGGTCGGTGGTTCAATACGACGCTTAAATCAAGCTAGAGCCTTTTTGTGGAAAGGCGATGTCGATGCTACCCTTGCTCTGTTTGCACTCTGCAAACGCAAACAGGGGGCGAACTTCTGTGCCTATCTCCGTAAACATCGCCACCGCATTGTCAACTATGAGTATTACCACAGCGAACAGATTTGTTCGATTGGTTCGGGCGCGGTTGAATCACCTGTTAAGCAGATTGACCGCCGCACTAAAATTTCAGGAGCACAGTGGAAACGAGAGAATGTACCTCAAGTTCTGGCTCACCGCTGTGCTTATCTCAATAATTTGTTGACTCTCTAAGATTCAACCTGCAAAACTGACATGCTCCCGTTGACGATAAATACTTAGTGATTGGCGATATGACTGATGTGTGGCTGCTAAAGTTTGGGGTCAGCGCTGATAATAAATTGGTTGATATTGTTGATGTCCCCAGCGGAAAAAGTGATTTAGTTTACCCTTATTGTGGAGTCAAATTAGTCGCGAAGAAGGGACAAATTAAGGAACATCATTTCACGCATACCGGGCAAACCTGTCGCTCCGTGACGGTTAAGCGAGAGTTCCCCACCATACCATTGTATGACAACTTCAATATTGAACTACCAGGTCAGGCACTGCAATTGCTCAAAACCCTTTAGTTTTCATGCGGTCAGCATGGCTGGAGCATCCCCTTCTCTGGTGAACTCAAGCCATTAATTAAAGCAAAACTATTACAGAAAAATCCTTATCAAAATCCTCCGGGATACGAATTTACACAGCTAATACCAAATTCCTATGAACTTGCACTTAATAAAGCGGTATTGATATAATCCCAACCGCAAATCGAGGCGATGACGCTCTCCGGGGTCGAGTTAAGAATCTCTGTCAACTTCTGCCGCAATTGTGCCAAATTAGTGCAAGTTTCCCAGCGCAAAAACTGCTTGAAATGCTCCCATAACCGTTCAATTGGGTTGAGTTCAGGACTGTGGGCTGGTTGAAAAATGGGCAGGATGTTATCGGGCCAGTCCAGAGTTAAGGATTTGTGGAAACTGCCGTTGTCTAGTTGTAGCAGATTCAAGTTATCAGGAAATTGTTGAGAAAAGTGATTGAGAAACAACTGAAAGCAAGAGCCATCCAAGTGGGAGAACTCGTAGAAGAAACTGTCTCCGGTAGCCGGTTCTACCGCTCCATAGAGATAGAAGTTTTCACGTCGCCAACCCACTATGCCGTGCGGCTTCACTCCAGATAGCGTAATCTGCCGACAAGGGAATAGTTTTGAGTCCCAGACGGGTTTCGTCTTGGCACCAATAACGTAGTGGTTGTCCGCTTCCCAAATAGCGCACCAGGACTCTTATCAAGTCTTTGAGTTTTTTTTAAAGGCTAGTTGCACTTCAGGTAAAGCGTTCTTACTGCGGGGACGGGGAACTTTGAGCTTGGGGTTGAGTTTGTAGCGTACTGTTTGATGCACGGTTCGATACGCCACCTCTACCCCACATTCTGTTTTCAACCACTGCTGGATATGACCATAGCTGTTGAACCCTTGAGGCTGTGCTAATCGCTGTTTAAGTTTGTCTATCGCCACTGGCGGTATCTTCGAGACTTTTCCTGGTGCTGTGTTCACTGTTAACAGGGCTTCTAAGCTGTTGCGCTTTTAAATTACGTTAATAGAATTGCCTTTGTTTTTGAGCTTACGCTCCCACTTAATAATTAACTCACCTTCATTTAAAAGTCGATGTAATAAATATTCAAGTTCTTCAATAGAGGTAAAAAGACGATTAGCCACATATTCTTTTGCCGAATGCCACACTAATTCAATTAAGTTATAATCTGGACTGTACTCCGGGAGGAATTCCAAATGAATATTGGGCATTTCTTCTTCGATTTTTTTGAGAATGTCTGATTTTTTATGAAAACTAGCATTATCTAATATAATCACTATTTTTGCACCCCTAAGGGCAAAGTCTTGCCCTTGATTACCCTCCTCTATCCACTCATTTATGAGTTCTTTATAAAAAATCTTTAAGACTTCATAGAAGTTTGTAGAATTCCCTTTGTTAAAAAATTCCACGAATCTTTTTTTGTCGGAATATCTTAGTCCGCCCATGACATTTATTCTCCCTTTTCTTCTTCGTCCGCTGACTGATTTCCGCTTTCCCTTTTTCGGACAATTTTTTCTTCTTATCACTGTTAAACTAAATCCGCTTTCATCCCAGAACCATACCTGTAAACGTTCTGGGTTCTCCCTCGCTATTTTTAAATACTCGGATAATTTCTTTTTAAATGCTTGTCTTTTTTCAA harbors:
- a CDS encoding ISKra4 family transposase (programmed frameshift); protein product: MTPEQEQALQEHVQAIARILYENTPAEQLKTLGGIEQVVREQMQKHVMPEVGGFFITTATGTTTGRRRTVKSILGELSLTRGQTQQLGVASHTRLSPYLEMCCLRVSANVSYEHTEKDVELFTGMRVPAKTQQRLVHRQTFGLPSSEQPIQEVSADGGKIRIRTSLGQECRWLDYKSVRLHEFATGACFQDNQQLIDWVRQQPLTSPLTCLGDGHDGIWNLIKPMAPDTQRREMLDWYHLMENLEKVGGSIRRLNQARAFLWKGDVDATLALFALCKRKQGANFCAYLRKHRHRIVNYEYYHSEQICSIGSGAVESPVKQIDRRTKISGAQWKRENVPQVLAHRCAYLNNLLTL
- a CDS encoding transposase, producing MGWRRENFYLYGAVEPATGDSFFYEFSHLDGSCFQLFLNHFSQQFPDNLNLLQLDNGSFHKSLTLDWPDNILPIFQPAHSPELNPIERLWEHFKQFLRWETCTNLAQLRQKLTEILNSTPESVIASICGWDYINTALLSASS